From one Zhongshania sp. R06B22 genomic stretch:
- the leuD gene encoding 3-isopropylmalate dehydratase small subunit, which produces MKAFTVLEGIVAPMDRANVDTDMIIPKQFLKSIKRSGFGPNLFDELRYLDEGQPGQDSSNRPLNADFPLNFPRYKSASILIARENFGCGSSREHAPWALEDYGFQCVIAPSFADIFFNNCFKNGVLPIVLPATKVEELFAAMYANEGFTLAIDLAAQSVITPAGETIAFEVDSFRKHCLLNGLDDIGLTLQDADDIRLFEAKWQQKSPWLFREHSI; this is translated from the coding sequence ATGAAAGCATTTACAGTTCTTGAAGGTATTGTGGCACCGATGGATCGTGCCAATGTGGATACCGATATGATTATTCCCAAGCAGTTTTTAAAATCTATAAAACGCAGTGGTTTTGGGCCAAACTTGTTTGATGAATTGCGTTATCTGGATGAGGGACAACCCGGGCAGGACAGTTCTAACCGCCCCTTAAATGCCGATTTCCCTTTGAATTTTCCGCGCTACAAAAGTGCGTCTATTCTCATTGCAAGGGAAAACTTTGGTTGTGGCTCCAGTCGTGAACACGCGCCGTGGGCTCTGGAAGATTACGGTTTTCAGTGTGTGATTGCGCCAAGCTTTGCAGATATCTTTTTTAATAACTGTTTTAAAAATGGCGTATTACCGATTGTGTTGCCAGCGACAAAAGTAGAAGAGCTATTCGCAGCAATGTACGCGAATGAAGGCTTTACTTTGGCCATCGATTTAGCCGCACAAAGTGTGATTACACCTGCAGGTGAGACTATAGCGTTTGAGGTTGATAGTTTTCGTAAACACTGCCTATTGAATGGCCTAGATGATATTGGTTTGACCTTGCAAGATGCCGACGACATTCGCTTGTTTGAAGCTAAGTGGCAGCAGAAATCGCCATGGCTGTTTCGCGAGCACAGCATCTAA
- the leuB gene encoding 3-isopropylmalate dehydrogenase: MTDRQQRNIAVLPGDGIGHEIMAEAARVLEWVNKDHDLGLVLQHALVGGSAIDAHGSALPAETFAICEQADAILLGAVGGPKWDKLPPAERPEKAGLLEIRKRLDLFGNLRPAILYPQLADASSLKPEIVAGLDILIVRELTGGIYFGQPRGIRVLENGEREGYNTYVYNESQIRRIAKVAFELAQKRGGRLCSVDKANVLEVTMLWREVMDEMAKDYPDVELSHMYVDNAAMQLVRAPKQFDVVVTGNMFGDILSDAAAMLTGSIGMLPSASLDVNGRGMYEPCHGSAPDIAGQNKANPLATILSVAMMLRYSLNEPAAAQRIEDAVSTVLDQGFRTADIYSDGSTMVGTIEMGDAVLAALAAA, encoded by the coding sequence GTGACTGATCGTCAACAGAGAAATATTGCGGTGTTACCCGGTGATGGTATTGGCCATGAAATAATGGCCGAAGCTGCTAGAGTATTGGAATGGGTCAATAAGGACCACGACTTGGGCTTAGTATTGCAGCATGCCTTGGTCGGCGGTTCTGCAATTGATGCTCACGGCTCGGCGCTTCCCGCTGAGACCTTTGCTATTTGTGAGCAGGCCGATGCGATATTACTTGGCGCTGTGGGTGGTCCAAAATGGGATAAATTGCCGCCGGCAGAGCGCCCTGAGAAAGCGGGTTTACTTGAAATTCGCAAGCGTTTAGATCTGTTTGGTAATTTGCGTCCCGCGATTTTATATCCGCAGCTTGCTGATGCCTCTTCCTTGAAGCCGGAAATCGTGGCTGGTCTGGATATTCTTATTGTTCGAGAGCTCACAGGCGGTATTTATTTTGGCCAACCCCGTGGTATTCGCGTACTGGAAAATGGCGAGCGCGAAGGTTATAACACCTATGTTTACAATGAGTCACAAATTCGTCGTATTGCTAAAGTGGCCTTTGAACTGGCGCAAAAACGCGGCGGTCGTCTGTGCTCCGTCGATAAGGCTAATGTCTTAGAGGTGACCATGCTGTGGCGTGAAGTCATGGATGAGATGGCTAAAGACTATCCCGATGTTGAGCTGAGTCATATGTATGTCGACAACGCGGCAATGCAGCTGGTGCGTGCGCCTAAGCAGTTCGATGTGGTTGTAACGGGTAATATGTTTGGCGATATTTTGTCAGATGCGGCGGCTATGTTGACGGGGTCTATTGGCATGCTGCCGTCGGCATCGCTGGATGTAAATGGTCGCGGTATGTACGAGCCGTGCCACGGCTCTGCCCCTGATATAGCAGGTCAAAACAAGGCGAATCCGCTGGCGACAATACTGTCGGTGGCGATGATGCTGCGCTATTCCCTCAATGAGCCAGCTGCCGCGCAGCGTATTGAAGATGCGGTCAGTACGGTGCTCGATCAGGGCTTCCGCACGGCGGATATATATTCAGACGGCAGCACCATGGTGGGAACCATTGAAATGGGCGATGCGGTTCTTGCGGCTTTAGCTGCAGCATAA
- the asd gene encoding aspartate-semialdehyde dehydrogenase, whose amino-acid sequence MKKVGFVGWRGMVGSVLMGRMLEEKDFDVIEPTFFTTSNVGGQGPAIGRDIDALKDANDIAELAAMDIIISCQGGDYTKSVFSALRATGWDGYWIDAASSLRMDDTAIITLDPVNLDVIKDGLNKGVKNFIGGNCTVSLMLMAIGGLFREGLVEWVSAQTYQAASGAGAQNMRELINQMGTVRDSVATELADPRSNILDIDRKVAEAMRSDAFPTENFGHALAGSLLPWIDTQLENGQSREEWKGQAETNKILGRAESPIAIDGNCVRVGAMRCHSQALTIKLNKNVSIAEIEAILAAANDWVQVVPNDRAETLEKLTPTAVTGKLHVPVGRLRKLNMGDQYLSAFTVGDQLLWGAAEPLRRMLRILLGDIK is encoded by the coding sequence ATGAAGAAGGTAGGGTTTGTAGGTTGGCGCGGTATGGTTGGCTCTGTGCTGATGGGGCGGATGTTGGAAGAAAAAGACTTTGATGTTATCGAGCCGACATTTTTCACCACCTCAAATGTAGGTGGCCAGGGGCCGGCAATTGGTCGTGATATCGACGCGCTCAAAGACGCTAACGATATTGCCGAATTGGCGGCCATGGATATTATTATTTCTTGTCAGGGCGGTGATTATACCAAATCAGTTTTTTCCGCTTTACGCGCAACTGGCTGGGACGGTTACTGGATTGATGCGGCGTCGTCACTGCGTATGGACGACACTGCCATTATCACGCTTGATCCCGTCAACCTCGACGTAATCAAAGATGGCTTGAATAAGGGCGTTAAGAATTTTATTGGTGGCAACTGTACCGTTAGCTTAATGTTAATGGCGATTGGCGGTTTATTTCGCGAGGGCTTGGTCGAGTGGGTCAGTGCCCAAACCTATCAGGCGGCCAGTGGCGCCGGTGCGCAAAACATGCGCGAACTGATTAATCAAATGGGAACAGTGCGCGACAGCGTTGCCACTGAGTTAGCTGATCCGCGTTCAAATATTTTAGATATCGATCGCAAAGTGGCCGAGGCGATGCGCAGTGATGCATTCCCGACTGAAAATTTTGGACACGCCTTGGCGGGTAGTTTGTTGCCATGGATTGATACCCAGCTGGAAAATGGCCAAAGTCGTGAAGAGTGGAAAGGCCAGGCGGAGACCAATAAAATTTTGGGTCGCGCTGAATCGCCAATCGCCATCGACGGCAACTGCGTGCGCGTTGGGGCAATGCGTTGCCACAGCCAAGCATTGACGATCAAGCTCAATAAGAATGTTTCGATAGCCGAGATTGAAGCTATTCTTGCGGCGGCGAATGACTGGGTGCAAGTGGTACCAAATGATCGCGCCGAAACTCTGGAGAAATTAACCCCTACCGCGGTTACAGGTAAACTGCACGTGCCAGTCGGGCGTTTGCGCAAGCTGAATATGGGTGATCAATATCTGTCTGCGTTTACTGTGGGCGATCAATTATTATGGGGCGCTGCAGAGCCGCTGCGTCGTATGTTGCGAATCTTATTAGGTGATATTAAATAA
- a CDS encoding Asd/ArgC dimerization domain-containing protein, with translation MTFKCVAVFGACGLEGELLLTALADAELGVQSIRAFADGADGETVMYRGRPFAVHESSAADFSGVDVAIFLNEGFSDFAIIDAAEDAGIRVLDCSDTLAQRGDVPVFCEGSPLDSDSRLFAIADAVSSHVSALLRLLPQGSIQTVNLAIGQPVSVWGRLGVETLAAETARLLNGQPPEASPFGQQMAFNVLSRQGGSVAALEHGLATLLNSSGSAAAVSASEMLVPVFYGHTAMLRVNCVDRVDVSLLKQQLAENEKFRLFPLDDTAEASPVNLQGSDTIDISALSGDRQDETAFRCTVVGDNLRNGAVINIIELLKILIKINI, from the coding sequence ATGACATTCAAGTGTGTTGCGGTTTTTGGGGCTTGCGGCCTTGAGGGCGAATTACTCCTAACCGCACTCGCTGATGCCGAGCTAGGTGTTCAGAGTATTCGTGCATTTGCAGATGGCGCAGACGGCGAAACCGTTATGTATCGCGGTAGACCGTTTGCGGTCCATGAGTCTAGCGCTGCTGATTTTAGCGGTGTTGATGTGGCAATTTTCCTAAACGAAGGTTTTAGTGATTTCGCGATTATTGACGCCGCCGAAGACGCTGGCATCCGTGTATTAGATTGTAGTGATACGCTGGCGCAGCGCGGCGATGTTCCGGTGTTTTGTGAAGGCTCACCCCTTGATAGTGATTCGCGCTTATTTGCAATAGCCGACGCAGTGAGCAGTCACGTGTCAGCGCTATTACGTTTGTTGCCGCAGGGCAGTATCCAGACGGTTAATCTTGCGATCGGTCAGCCGGTGTCAGTTTGGGGCCGCTTAGGGGTGGAAACTTTGGCGGCAGAAACCGCACGCTTATTAAATGGCCAGCCGCCTGAGGCGTCGCCGTTTGGGCAGCAAATGGCGTTCAACGTACTTTCGCGGCAGGGCGGTAGTGTTGCGGCGTTAGAACATGGCTTGGCGACTCTGCTAAACTCAAGTGGCAGTGCGGCCGCGGTCTCTGCTAGCGAGATGTTGGTGCCGGTTTTTTATGGTCATACTGCTATGCTGCGAGTGAACTGTGTTGATCGTGTTGATGTTTCACTGTTGAAGCAGCAGCTAGCAGAGAACGAGAAATTTCGTTTATTTCCACTCGACGACACCGCAGAAGCCTCGCCTGTTAATTTGCAGGGCAGTGATACAATTGATATTTCGGCGCTAAGTGGTGACAGGCAGGATGAAACGGCCTTTCGCTGCACTGTCGTCGGTGATAATCTTCGTAATGGCGCGGTGATTAATATTATTGAATTGCTTAAAATCTTGATAAAAATCAATATCTAG
- a CDS encoding FimV/HubP family polar landmark protein has protein sequence MMRKKLAKVGLTVVALHSGLVSALGMGELTLDSLLNQPFRAEIPLRDIGELNVDQIRVRLADATAFENAGVDRSQFLSKLQFKVELVGGGNGRIVVTSLSSVVEPYLDFIVEARWPNGKMIREYTVLLDLPVYADDSPSRAINLSNAAPAASPNVPLAASAASAAPAGQAREPGGSIGAVDRAPPVARSPAQQQDLPPADNPSEYRIQHHDTMWRIATTLRPSSYVTTQQTMLALAKKNPQAFVNGNVNQIKSGYVLRVPSEAEVRDIDHQAAVEEIRLQAKEWRGEKVARAAKTKASPNTASAAPMAPQIDATAKSQVPAPEGADEAVKFSLGGADDSDSANEANILREQIREEQENLEKSKLENGAIQNRVVEMEKQIQTLQSLIALKNSQLAALQSGQPLPESPAMSTENIAALEADAALEADAMVAPTGTEAETEIASVGSPDAAAEKIAATETAKQTIIDKPAAKPAASSKPVITETPLEALQAWVSQNLVIFVGLLLALLAALVLLVRGRRAADEDADLTGFDNDLAAGEAVESPALFASGGEFDADSAANGSDEIREESDADVVFSAEDFDFDKLADDPDTEDALSAFAGDSASEELRGVDDVDAPAADAVVAQTGDVVAEAEIYVAYGRYDQAASLLKTAIAQDRNNTELHLKLIDIYLDTRDQSNFEAAYQDLRALNDDDAIARVKESMSAIEGVSHWLGDDLSASSDNTVQVTAPDSSVSEEITDLDFDIDDDADALSLDDEGLDFELDDALDDNAKGDVDAEDNAGVAASEELDADAASDTDTLASLDVDLADLDFDFDGDFGGASKEPSALVDDSATAGDDLAAALSSDDIAPSAEAVVEDDELDISFDGLDDVSLDENVLSELSSTPDEGDALDDDIVSFEDEDVPSLDFTDLEAKELESTDVDDLDFEDLELGAIGIDDDGIADTDLGASGLGDNTLGDSDLDVGVGDLDASSDALAEVADLGSVEAPLTTPESGEDEALGVTSEELSNNDTDSEELDLSEFDMDLSDTLDTSSSSLDVDAESDELDLELSDFDMPSELSSASEASSTADELDIDVDESFFLDDDLELNDSAVPSDNIEVDSGSTAEKQEAAAEIPVVDTPLVETPVPAAPIDDADTVNIDGDAIALEDLVFDEFDAGEDDAEGFDSLLDSESVATKLDLARAYIDMGDSEGAREMLEEVLQEGDTQQQADAQTLLDNIG, from the coding sequence ATGATGCGTAAAAAGCTGGCGAAAGTGGGGCTGACAGTTGTGGCCCTGCACAGCGGATTAGTTAGTGCACTCGGTATGGGTGAGTTAACACTTGATTCGCTGCTCAATCAGCCTTTTCGCGCGGAAATTCCTCTCCGAGATATTGGTGAACTGAATGTTGACCAGATAAGAGTGCGGCTTGCGGATGCAACTGCCTTTGAAAATGCAGGCGTTGATCGCAGCCAGTTCTTATCCAAATTACAATTTAAAGTTGAGTTAGTGGGCGGCGGTAACGGACGTATTGTTGTTACTAGCTTGAGCTCAGTCGTTGAGCCCTATCTTGATTTTATCGTTGAGGCGCGCTGGCCTAACGGTAAAATGATTCGCGAATATACTGTGCTGTTAGATTTGCCTGTTTATGCCGATGACAGTCCGTCGCGGGCTATTAATCTTAGTAATGCCGCGCCAGCTGCCAGCCCAAATGTCCCGCTTGCAGCAAGTGCAGCAAGTGCAGCACCTGCTGGCCAAGCACGGGAGCCCGGTGGTTCTATTGGTGCGGTAGATCGTGCGCCGCCTGTAGCTCGCAGCCCGGCGCAGCAGCAAGATTTACCACCTGCAGATAATCCCAGTGAATACCGCATTCAGCACCACGATACGATGTGGCGCATTGCTACCACGCTGCGTCCAAGCTCCTATGTTACTACCCAGCAAACAATGCTGGCCTTGGCAAAAAAGAACCCTCAAGCCTTCGTGAACGGCAACGTCAACCAGATTAAGTCCGGTTATGTGTTGCGCGTGCCATCAGAAGCAGAAGTTCGCGACATCGATCATCAGGCAGCGGTGGAGGAAATACGATTACAGGCAAAGGAGTGGCGGGGCGAGAAAGTCGCCAGAGCCGCGAAGACTAAAGCTAGCCCAAACACTGCATCGGCAGCGCCAATGGCGCCGCAAATCGACGCGACCGCAAAGAGCCAAGTGCCCGCGCCAGAAGGTGCAGATGAGGCGGTTAAATTTTCACTTGGTGGAGCCGATGATAGCGACTCTGCAAATGAAGCGAACATCTTGCGAGAGCAAATCCGAGAAGAACAGGAAAACCTAGAGAAGTCCAAGCTTGAAAACGGTGCGATACAAAATCGTGTTGTTGAAATGGAAAAGCAAATACAGACTTTACAAAGTTTAATTGCGCTCAAAAATAGTCAGCTCGCAGCGTTGCAAAGTGGTCAGCCTTTGCCCGAGTCGCCGGCAATGAGCACTGAGAATATTGCTGCGCTTGAGGCTGATGCTGCGCTTGAAGCTGATGCGATGGTGGCGCCGACGGGGACTGAGGCGGAGACCGAGATAGCTTCAGTAGGCAGCCCTGATGCTGCAGCAGAAAAGATCGCAGCCACTGAAACTGCTAAACAAACGATAATAGACAAGCCCGCGGCAAAGCCTGCCGCGTCCTCAAAACCAGTGATTACCGAGACGCCGCTTGAAGCTTTGCAAGCTTGGGTCAGCCAAAACCTTGTCATCTTCGTTGGCCTTTTGCTTGCGCTGCTGGCTGCATTGGTACTGCTGGTTCGCGGTCGCAGAGCGGCGGATGAAGATGCCGATTTGACCGGTTTCGACAATGACTTGGCGGCGGGCGAGGCAGTGGAGTCTCCTGCCTTGTTTGCAAGCGGTGGAGAGTTTGATGCTGATTCTGCTGCCAATGGCAGCGACGAAATACGTGAGGAAAGTGACGCGGACGTTGTTTTCAGCGCTGAAGACTTTGATTTCGATAAGCTCGCAGATGATCCTGACACAGAAGATGCGTTGTCTGCATTTGCCGGGGATTCTGCATCTGAAGAGCTAAGGGGTGTTGACGATGTTGATGCTCCAGCCGCTGACGCGGTGGTAGCGCAAACTGGTGATGTCGTTGCTGAAGCTGAGATTTATGTGGCATACGGCCGCTATGATCAAGCTGCAAGCCTCTTGAAAACCGCGATTGCTCAGGACCGTAATAACACCGAACTGCATTTGAAACTGATTGATATCTATCTAGATACTAGGGATCAGAGTAATTTCGAGGCAGCCTATCAAGACTTGCGGGCATTAAATGACGATGACGCCATTGCCCGTGTTAAGGAATCAATGTCGGCTATTGAGGGTGTAAGCCACTGGCTCGGTGATGACTTGTCGGCATCATCTGATAACACCGTGCAAGTCACTGCTCCGGATAGCTCGGTTAGTGAGGAAATAACAGATTTAGATTTTGATATTGACGATGACGCGGATGCCCTGAGCCTCGACGATGAAGGCCTAGACTTTGAGTTGGACGATGCGCTTGATGACAATGCCAAAGGGGATGTTGATGCTGAAGACAATGCCGGTGTTGCTGCAAGCGAGGAGCTTGACGCAGATGCAGCGTCGGATACAGATACCTTGGCGTCTCTGGATGTTGATCTTGCAGATTTAGATTTTGATTTCGATGGTGATTTTGGCGGTGCATCTAAAGAACCTTCAGCGCTGGTAGATGACAGCGCCACCGCAGGTGACGATTTGGCTGCGGCACTAAGCAGTGATGACATTGCTCCTTCCGCAGAGGCTGTGGTCGAGGACGATGAGCTTGATATCAGCTTCGACGGACTAGACGATGTCAGTTTAGATGAAAATGTCTTGAGCGAATTAAGCTCGACTCCAGATGAGGGCGATGCCTTAGATGACGACATTGTTTCTTTCGAAGACGAAGATGTTCCTAGCTTGGATTTTACTGACCTTGAGGCCAAGGAGCTTGAGTCTACAGATGTAGATGATTTAGATTTTGAAGATCTTGAATTAGGCGCAATCGGCATAGATGATGATGGCATAGCTGATACTGATTTAGGTGCTAGCGGCTTAGGTGATAATACTTTAGGTGATAGTGATTTAGACGTTGGTGTCGGTGATCTTGATGCCTCGAGCGACGCCTTGGCTGAGGTCGCAGACCTTGGCTCCGTGGAGGCACCTCTAACAACACCAGAGTCGGGTGAAGACGAAGCCCTTGGCGTTACTAGTGAGGAGCTTAGTAACAACGATACTGATAGTGAGGAGCTGGATCTTTCCGAGTTTGATATGGATCTCTCGGATACCCTTGACACAAGTTCGTCGTCGCTTGATGTGGATGCCGAGTCCGACGAGCTCGATCTTGAGTTATCTGACTTTGATATGCCTAGTGAGCTCAGTAGCGCCAGCGAAGCCAGCTCTACTGCGGATGAGCTGGACATCGATGTTGATGAATCCTTCTTTCTTGACGATGATCTGGAATTAAACGATAGCGCGGTTCCTAGCGACAATATTGAGGTTGACTCTGGTTCAACTGCGGAGAAGCAAGAGGCTGCTGCCGAAATACCTGTCGTCGATACACCTCTAGTCGAAACACCTGTTCCCGCGGCTCCGATCGACGATGCCGATACTGTCAATATTGACGGTGACGCGATTGCCCTAGAGGATCTGGTCTTCGATGAGTTCGATGCCGGAGAGGACGATGCCGAAGGCTTCGATTCACTGCTTGATTCCGAGTCCGTCGCAACAAAGTTAGATCTTGCCCGCGCATACATCGATATGGGTGACAGCGAAGGCGCGCGTGAAATGTTGGAAGAAGTGCTGCAAGAGGGCGATACTCAGCAGCAAGCCGATGCTCAAACGTTGTTAGATAATATTGGATAA
- the truA gene encoding tRNA pseudouridine(38-40) synthase TruA produces MNDVGSFDRFADDLLPVGCRVAMALEYQGSAYRGWQSQTKPWVATVQDALQDAISAIAATPVTVICAGRTDAGVHATYQLVHFDAPVARSLRAWVAGVNAKLPGDVAVQWAQSVSSDFHARFSATARRYRYIILNQARRSAHLVNGLTLVDHPLDADLMHREAQVLLGEHDFSAFRASSCQSKSARRNIHFANVSRRGRYIVLDIGGNAFLHHMVRNIAGVLIAVGSGQMPPGWTQQVLASQDRNQGGVTAKPDGLYLVDVIYPPEFNLPKSPIGPDFVPS; encoded by the coding sequence ATGAATGATGTGGGTAGTTTCGACCGATTTGCGGATGATCTCTTGCCGGTCGGATGCCGGGTAGCCATGGCTTTGGAGTATCAGGGTAGCGCCTACCGAGGCTGGCAAAGTCAAACCAAGCCTTGGGTTGCTACTGTTCAGGACGCACTTCAAGACGCTATTTCGGCGATTGCCGCCACGCCAGTGACGGTTATTTGTGCTGGCCGTACCGATGCCGGCGTTCACGCTACCTATCAGTTGGTGCATTTTGATGCCCCGGTTGCGCGTTCTTTAAGGGCCTGGGTGGCCGGAGTGAACGCCAAGCTTCCCGGCGATGTTGCGGTGCAGTGGGCTCAGAGTGTCTCCAGTGATTTTCACGCCCGTTTTTCTGCAACTGCTAGGCGTTACCGCTATATTATCCTCAATCAAGCCCGCCGCTCTGCGCATTTAGTCAATGGCTTAACCTTGGTCGATCATCCCCTTGATGCAGATCTTATGCATCGTGAAGCGCAGGTCTTGCTGGGCGAGCATGACTTTAGTGCGTTTCGGGCATCTTCTTGTCAGTCTAAAAGCGCGAGGCGGAATATTCATTTCGCTAATGTGAGTCGCCGTGGTCGCTATATTGTGCTCGATATTGGCGGAAACGCTTTTTTGCATCATATGGTGAGGAATATTGCTGGCGTTCTTATTGCTGTGGGTAGTGGTCAAATGCCGCCAGGTTGGACGCAACAGGTCTTGGCGAGCCAAGACCGCAATCAAGGTGGTGTCACCGCTAAGCCTGATGGCTTGTATTTGGTTGACGTAATCTACCCGCCTGAGTTCAATTTGCCGAAATCACCAATAGGCCCTGATTTTGTTCCCAGTTAG
- a CDS encoding phosphoribosylanthranilate isomerase has translation MFRTRVKICGITRAEDALAAIDAGADALGFVFYPKSPRVISIEQAANIMSMLPPFVSKVGLFVNADAAEIREVLACCPLDVLQFHGDESAEFCASFAMPYMKALRMRDDLDLSAAIRSYSAASALLLDSYKPGVPGGTGESFDWQRIPSNIDIPVVLAGGLKPSNASAAIAACHPYALDVSGGVELAPGIKCAQKMTEFITAIRCADRRED, from the coding sequence GTGTTCCGTACCCGCGTAAAAATTTGTGGTATCACCCGAGCTGAAGACGCGCTTGCCGCGATCGATGCAGGAGCTGATGCCTTAGGCTTTGTGTTTTATCCTAAAAGTCCGCGCGTCATCAGTATTGAGCAAGCCGCAAATATTATGTCGATGCTGCCGCCGTTTGTGAGCAAGGTCGGTTTATTTGTTAATGCAGATGCTGCCGAGATACGCGAGGTTTTGGCGTGCTGCCCGCTTGACGTTCTACAGTTTCATGGCGATGAGTCAGCAGAGTTTTGTGCATCGTTTGCGATGCCGTATATGAAAGCATTGCGGATGCGCGATGATCTGGATTTGAGTGCCGCAATACGGTCCTACTCAGCGGCAAGTGCCTTGTTATTGGACAGCTATAAACCCGGCGTACCGGGCGGTACAGGTGAATCGTTTGACTGGCAGCGTATTCCTAGCAATATAGACATCCCTGTGGTGCTTGCCGGTGGTTTAAAGCCTAGCAATGCCAGTGCCGCCATTGCAGCTTGTCATCCTTATGCCCTGGATGTGAGCGGTGGTGTGGAACTGGCGCCAGGGATAAAATGCGCGCAAAAAATGACAGAATTTATTACAGCGATCAGGTGTGCTGATCGACGGGAGGATTGA
- the trpB gene encoding tryptophan synthase subunit beta: MNSKVGKADFSQFPDAAGHFGIYGGRFVSETLVFALDELDAAYRRLRKDPGFQAEFDYDLAHYVGRPSPLYYARRWSEEVGGAKIYLKREDLNHTGAHKVNNTVGQALLAKYMGKKHVIAETGAGQHGVASATVAARLGMTCQVFMGEEDIHRQALNVYRMKLLGAEVVSVKSGSKTLKDAMNEAMRNWVTNVDDTFYIIGTAAGPHPYPMLVRDFQSVIGREARQQCLAQNGRLPDALVACVGGGSNAIGLFHPFLDDESVAMYGVEAGGYGVETGHHAAPLNDGTPGILHGNRTYLMQDEGGQIIETHSVSAGLDYPGVGPEHSWLKDMGRVNYVAINDDEALAAFRKLTLVEGIMPALESAHAVAYAEKLAKTMSPEQTIVINLSGRGDKDIHTVATLDGIGIE; encoded by the coding sequence GTGAATAGCAAGGTAGGTAAAGCTGATTTTAGCCAGTTTCCTGATGCCGCTGGGCATTTTGGCATCTACGGCGGCCGCTTCGTTTCAGAAACGCTGGTGTTCGCTCTAGATGAGTTAGACGCAGCGTATCGTAGGCTGCGCAAAGACCCTGGATTTCAGGCTGAGTTCGATTACGATTTAGCCCATTACGTGGGTCGCCCGTCGCCGCTGTATTATGCTCGCCGCTGGTCTGAGGAAGTCGGTGGTGCAAAGATCTATCTCAAGCGCGAAGACCTCAACCATACTGGCGCCCACAAGGTAAACAATACCGTTGGTCAGGCCCTGCTGGCAAAGTATATGGGTAAAAAGCATGTTATCGCTGAAACCGGTGCCGGCCAACACGGTGTTGCATCGGCAACCGTAGCCGCTCGTTTGGGTATGACTTGCCAGGTGTTTATGGGCGAGGAAGATATTCATCGTCAGGCCTTAAACGTTTATCGCATGAAATTGTTGGGTGCTGAGGTTGTGTCCGTTAAATCGGGCTCTAAAACACTTAAAGATGCCATGAATGAGGCGATGCGAAACTGGGTTACCAATGTTGACGATACCTTCTACATTATTGGTACTGCGGCTGGTCCGCACCCTTATCCGATGTTGGTTAGGGATTTCCAGTCTGTGATCGGCCGCGAGGCGCGTCAGCAGTGCTTGGCTCAGAACGGTCGCTTGCCTGACGCTCTGGTTGCCTGCGTAGGCGGTGGATCCAATGCCATTGGTTTGTTCCATCCCTTTCTCGATGATGAGTCGGTGGCGATGTATGGCGTTGAAGCGGGTGGTTATGGCGTTGAGACTGGGCACCATGCGGCGCCCTTAAACGATGGTACTCCGGGTATTTTGCATGGCAATCGCACGTATTTAATGCAGGATGAGGGCGGTCAGATTATTGAGACCCACTCAGTGTCGGCCGGCTTGGATTATCCCGGTGTCGGTCCAGAGCATTCTTGGTTAAAAGATATGGGCCGGGTGAACTACGTCGCTATCAATGATGATGAAGCGCTGGCAGCATTCCGTAAATTAACCCTAGTTGAAGGGATAATGCCTGCCTTGGAATCTGCGCATGCGGTGGCCTATGCTGAGAAATTAGCGAAAACCATGAGCCCTGAGCAAACTATTGTGATCAACTTATCTGGCCGAGGTGATAAAGACATTCATACCGTCGCTACCCTCGACGGTATTGGCATTGAATAA